Proteins from one Flavobacterium sp. N2038 genomic window:
- a CDS encoding DUF445 domain-containing protein, whose product METIINQDMDKVRALKKMKRNALALLGVAVVLFIIAIYFKIPMLQAFSEAAMVGGIADWFAVVALFRHPMGIPIWHTAIIPTKKNEIGENLGNFVSEEFLNREKLEIKLEEFNFATKASDWLSEEENANKIASLVTVNIIPGILRTIKDEDIKRFIQVQFKEKIEGINFGDWVALALEPLQKGNLKNEMLTNLLEVISNELTNNKDLIRKKVKASTPLLSFGLADKSISEGVFNGLQDFLNEAKKPESAVRLKIDEYIFDFLEKVKNSEEMRIKINDMILGFVGKKEVQDYINGIWDEIKVSISNDLEKGNESSIKKNIANLIQGFGNGIKEDSVMIDKINNFIKNDLLSVLLNNKKVIGDLISSTVKSWDGKEVSEKLELEIGKDLQYIRINGTLVGGVIGLVIYGVEQFYHYFIA is encoded by the coding sequence ATGGAAACGATTATAAACCAAGATATGGACAAAGTAAGGGCGCTAAAGAAAATGAAGCGAAATGCTTTGGCTCTTTTGGGAGTTGCAGTTGTATTATTTATAATTGCGATTTACTTTAAAATTCCAATGTTGCAGGCATTTAGCGAAGCGGCAATGGTTGGCGGAATTGCCGATTGGTTTGCTGTTGTAGCGCTTTTTCGTCATCCGATGGGAATTCCGATTTGGCATACGGCGATTATTCCAACCAAGAAAAATGAAATCGGTGAAAATCTCGGAAATTTTGTTTCTGAAGAGTTTCTGAACAGAGAAAAATTAGAAATTAAACTGGAAGAATTCAATTTTGCGACAAAAGCTTCAGATTGGCTTTCGGAGGAAGAGAACGCAAATAAGATTGCTAGTTTGGTTACTGTAAATATTATTCCGGGAATCTTACGAACTATAAAAGATGAAGATATTAAAAGATTTATTCAGGTTCAGTTTAAGGAAAAAATTGAGGGAATTAATTTTGGTGATTGGGTTGCATTGGCATTGGAACCTTTGCAAAAAGGGAATTTGAAAAACGAGATGCTGACGAATCTCCTTGAAGTGATAAGTAATGAATTGACTAATAATAAAGATTTAATCAGAAAGAAAGTAAAAGCTTCAACTCCGCTTTTAAGTTTTGGGTTGGCTGACAAAAGTATTAGTGAAGGGGTTTTTAACGGATTGCAGGATTTTTTGAATGAAGCTAAAAAACCGGAAAGTGCTGTTCGTTTAAAAATAGATGAATATATCTTTGACTTCTTAGAGAAGGTAAAAAACTCGGAAGAAATGAGAATTAAAATCAATGATATGATTTTAGGTTTCGTTGGGAAAAAAGAAGTTCAGGACTACATCAATGGGATTTGGGACGAAATAAAAGTATCAATATCGAATGATCTGGAAAAGGGGAATGAATCCTCTATTAAAAAGAATATTGCCAACTTAATTCAGGGTTTTGGAAATGGAATTAAGGAAGATTCGGTGATGATTGACAAAATCAATAATTTTATTAAAAATGATTTGTTGTCCGTACTTTTAAATAATAAAAAAGTAATTGGGGATTTAATTTCTTCAACCGTAAAAAGTTGGGATGGGAAAGAAGTTTCGGAAAAACTGGAGTTAGAAATAGGAAAAGATCTTCAATATATCAGAATCAACGGAACTTTGGTTGGCGGAGTTATAGGGCTTGTTATTTATGGAGTAGAACAGTTTTATCATTATTTTATTGCCTGA
- a CDS encoding murein L,D-transpeptidase catalytic domain family protein, with amino-acid sequence MIYKIYPLFVFLLLSFGKDSKNTPKIKSETTRSIAKVEKLTVEAKIESVYTALNPNNFQLPELKTFSEALKGFYILKEKGVIHKDILTLIDFSLSSNSKRLWVIDLATNTVLFQSLVAHGRNTGEEFASSFSNNNSSYKSSLGFYATGEIYQGKHGASLRLDGLERGYNDNARQRGVVMHGADYVSESFIRDHKRLGRSQGCPAVPVELTNEIIQLIKDKSCLYIYHPSRSFMMEEKLIS; translated from the coding sequence ATGATTTACAAGATTTATCCACTATTTGTGTTTTTGCTGTTGTCTTTTGGTAAAGATTCTAAAAACACCCCGAAAATTAAAAGTGAAACAACCAGAAGCATTGCTAAGGTTGAGAAACTAACCGTTGAAGCTAAGATTGAAAGTGTTTACACCGCTTTGAATCCGAACAATTTTCAGTTACCGGAACTTAAAACTTTTTCTGAAGCCTTAAAAGGGTTTTATATCTTAAAAGAAAAAGGAGTTATTCATAAAGACATTTTAACGCTGATTGATTTTAGTTTATCATCAAATAGTAAGCGTCTATGGGTGATTGATTTAGCAACCAATACAGTTTTATTTCAGTCATTAGTAGCTCACGGAAGAAATACCGGAGAAGAATTTGCTTCTTCATTTTCAAATAACAATTCGTCTTATAAAAGCAGTTTAGGTTTTTATGCTACCGGAGAGATTTATCAGGGTAAACATGGAGCTTCTTTGCGCCTGGATGGTTTAGAAAGAGGGTATAATGATAACGCCCGTCAAAGAGGAGTTGTTATGCATGGAGCAGATTACGTTTCTGAGTCTTTTATCAGAGATCATAAAAGATTAGGAAGAAGCCAGGGATGTCCGGCAGTTCCTGTTGAATTGACAAATGAAATAATTCAGTTAATAAAAGATAAATCGTGTTTGTATATTTATCATCCATCAAGAAGTTTTATGATGGAAGAAAAGCTAATTTCTTAA
- the map gene encoding type I methionyl aminopeptidase, whose translation MIIQKTREEIELMRESALIVSKTLGMIASEIKEGVTTLYLDKLAEEFIRDHGAVPSFLGLYDFPNSLCMSPNSQVVHGIPNNTPLKSGDVISVDCGAFKNGYHGDHAYSFEIGEVASEVKKLLQVTKESLYVGIREFKAGNRVEDVGNAIQKYTESHGYGVVRELVGHGLGQKMHEEPEMPNYGKRGRGKLFVEGMVVAIEPMINLGTRNIKQHKDGWTITTADGKASAHFEHDVALIDGKPELLSTFQYIYKALGIESNEEDEFRKVPLVL comes from the coding sequence ATGATTATCCAGAAAACTAGAGAAGAAATCGAATTAATGCGCGAAAGTGCTTTAATCGTATCAAAAACATTAGGAATGATTGCTTCTGAAATTAAAGAAGGAGTGACTACATTATATCTTGACAAATTAGCTGAGGAATTTATCCGTGATCATGGTGCCGTTCCAAGCTTTTTAGGATTATATGATTTTCCGAATTCACTTTGTATGAGCCCAAATTCTCAGGTTGTTCACGGTATTCCTAATAATACCCCCTTAAAAAGTGGTGACGTTATTTCAGTTGACTGTGGTGCTTTTAAAAATGGATATCACGGAGATCACGCTTACAGTTTCGAAATTGGAGAAGTTGCGTCTGAAGTTAAAAAACTTTTACAGGTAACTAAAGAATCTCTTTACGTTGGAATTAGAGAATTTAAAGCTGGAAATCGTGTTGAAGATGTTGGAAATGCAATTCAAAAATATACAGAATCGCACGGTTACGGAGTTGTTCGTGAATTGGTTGGTCATGGTTTAGGGCAAAAAATGCACGAAGAACCAGAAATGCCAAACTACGGAAAACGTGGTCGTGGAAAACTTTTTGTTGAAGGAATGGTTGTTGCCATTGAACCAATGATTAACCTTGGAACAAGAAATATTAAACAACATAAAGACGGCTGGACTATTACAACTGCTGACGGAAAAGCAAGTGCACATTTTGAGCACGATGTGGCATTAATTGATGGTAAACCAGAATTATTATCTACTTTTCAATACATCTACAAAGCCTTAGGAATCGAAAGCAATGAAGAAGATGAATTTAGAAAAGTACCGCTTGTATTATAA
- a CDS encoding DUF5916 domain-containing protein, whose translation MDKQFKDNVTGLLNNETIKHVFSVSVKYFIDYNAVKNKLRRRV comes from the coding sequence ATTGACAAACAATTTAAAGACAATGTCACTGGTTTACTAAACAACGAAACCATAAAACATGTTTTTTCAGTCAGCGTTAAGTATTTTATCGATTATAATGCTGTCAAAAATAAACTCCGCAGAAGAGTCTAG
- a CDS encoding L,D-transpeptidase family protein yields the protein MNKLYFLLVICIFIGCKKDTPKITPIVKKKTPIIILTDERKVQIDTAKINIFKSETLKQFYTASENKTVWGNLKKRTYVLSQLEESDKLGLEPEDYKISQLKKFEKKVSSLSDSDLATYDILLTYNFEKYLNHLYKGKLNPKTLYTDWDLEEKTFDVNNILIKGFNNNKLDSVVDNIQPKSQTYKELLKALEIINSFPDDHVKNIESAEKITLNDTNSALINIKKRLLYWGDMEGKDSLSKIYTKKTFESVKKFQERHGLAADGVIGVGTISALNYSKEKRKEQIIANLERWRWFTTDFAENYFIINIPDYSLNVVEEQDTTLTRNIVVGTSKRKTPIITSTLRTIVFNPTWTVPPTILKEDVVPAMKRNRNYLANKNITIYDTSGNVVAPNAWNENKPNRYRYIQSPGYNNSLGVMKILFPNHHSVYLHDTNHRNYFGRSNRSLSSGCVRVENPLELAEHILADSVKYSKIKIDTIIASKKTTSIKIEKKYALYQWYWTAWSKKNQLIFRADIYNLDSDLYAKLRN from the coding sequence ATGAACAAACTTTACTTTTTATTAGTAATATGTATTTTTATTGGTTGTAAAAAAGACACACCCAAAATCACCCCAATTGTCAAAAAAAAGACACCAATAATCATCCTTACTGACGAAAGAAAAGTTCAAATTGATACTGCCAAAATAAATATTTTTAAGAGCGAAACTCTTAAACAATTTTACACTGCATCTGAAAACAAAACTGTCTGGGGAAATCTAAAAAAAAGAACTTATGTTTTATCTCAGCTAGAAGAATCAGACAAACTAGGTTTAGAACCAGAAGATTACAAAATTTCGCAATTGAAAAAATTCGAAAAAAAAGTAAGCTCTCTTAGTGATTCTGACCTTGCAACTTATGATATTTTACTAACGTATAATTTTGAGAAATACTTAAACCATCTTTATAAAGGAAAACTAAATCCTAAAACCCTTTACACTGACTGGGATTTGGAGGAAAAAACTTTTGATGTAAACAATATCCTTATAAAAGGTTTCAACAACAACAAGCTAGATAGTGTTGTTGATAATATCCAGCCAAAATCGCAAACCTATAAAGAGTTATTAAAGGCACTCGAAATCATAAACAGTTTCCCGGATGATCATGTAAAAAACATTGAATCAGCCGAAAAAATCACCTTAAATGACACCAATTCTGCTTTAATAAATATTAAAAAAAGACTTTTGTATTGGGGTGACATGGAAGGCAAAGACAGCCTTTCAAAAATTTACACCAAAAAAACATTCGAATCTGTCAAAAAATTTCAGGAGAGACATGGATTGGCCGCTGATGGAGTTATTGGTGTAGGCACTATTAGCGCATTAAATTATTCTAAAGAAAAAAGAAAAGAACAAATTATTGCCAATCTGGAAAGATGGAGATGGTTTACAACTGATTTTGCCGAAAACTATTTTATCATTAACATTCCTGATTATAGCTTGAATGTTGTGGAAGAGCAAGACACAACTTTGACACGAAATATTGTTGTAGGAACAAGCAAAAGAAAAACTCCAATTATCACCTCAACATTAAGAACAATTGTTTTTAACCCCACATGGACCGTTCCTCCAACAATTTTAAAGGAAGATGTTGTACCTGCAATGAAACGAAACCGAAATTATCTAGCCAATAAAAACATAACTATATATGACACTTCTGGAAATGTTGTTGCTCCAAATGCCTGGAATGAAAACAAACCCAATAGATACCGTTATATTCAAAGTCCAGGTTACAACAACTCTTTAGGAGTAATGAAAATTTTGTTCCCAAATCATCATAGCGTATACCTGCACGATACCAATCATCGCAATTACTTTGGAAGAAGCAATCGTTCATTAAGCTCTGGCTGTGTTCGTGTTGAAAATCCTCTGGAGCTGGCAGAACATATATTAGCTGACTCTGTAAAATATTCAAAAATAAAGATTGACACTATTATTGCTTCTAAAAAAACAACTAGTATCAAAATCGAAAAAAAATACGCTTTATATCAATGGTACTGGACGGCTTGGAGCAAAAAAAATCAGCTCATTTTTAGAGCTGATATTTATAATCTGGATTCGGATTTGTATGCTAAATTAAGAAATTAG
- the gpmI gene encoding 2,3-bisphosphoglycerate-independent phosphoglycerate mutase, with translation MNKKVILMILDGWGKSPDPKVSAIDNANVPFINSLYKNYPSAQLRTDGLNVGLPEGQMGNSEVGHMNLGAGRIVYQDLAKINLAVAHKTLAKEQVLIDAFTYAKENNKKVHFLGLVSDGGVHSHTSHLRGLIDASQEYGLDQVYVHAFTDGRDVDPKSGAKYIHDLEDYIKDTPVKIASIVGRYYAMDRDKRWERVKLAYDLVVNGVGIPSTNPVASVLESYEKNVTDEFIEPVIIVNEEQKPLATIVEGDVVIFFNFRTDRGRELTEALSQQDFHEQNMHKLNLYYVTLTNYDETYQNVKVVYNKDNITETLGEVLEKAGKKQIRIAETEKYPHVTFFFSGGRETPFEGESRILRNSPKVATYDLQPEMSAYELADALVPELNKGEVDFVCLNFANGDMVGHTGIMEAAIKACEAVDACAKRVIDAALANNYTTIVIADHGNCETMINPDGSPNTAHTTNPVPIILVDKELKNIQNGVLGDIAPTILELMGVQQPNAMTCHSLL, from the coding sequence ATGAACAAGAAAGTTATCCTAATGATTTTAGATGGTTGGGGAAAATCTCCTGACCCTAAAGTATCTGCAATAGACAATGCAAATGTTCCTTTTATAAACAGTCTTTACAAAAATTATCCAAGCGCACAGCTTAGAACCGATGGATTAAATGTTGGTTTGCCTGAAGGTCAGATGGGAAATAGTGAAGTTGGTCACATGAACCTTGGTGCCGGAAGAATTGTATATCAGGATTTAGCTAAAATCAATTTAGCAGTAGCACACAAAACACTTGCAAAAGAACAAGTACTTATTGATGCTTTTACTTATGCTAAAGAAAACAATAAAAAAGTACACTTTTTAGGATTAGTTTCCGATGGAGGTGTTCACTCACATACTTCTCACTTACGCGGATTAATTGATGCTTCACAGGAATATGGTTTAGACCAGGTTTACGTTCACGCTTTTACAGACGGACGTGACGTTGATCCAAAATCCGGTGCAAAATATATTCACGATTTAGAAGACTATATTAAAGATACTCCGGTAAAAATCGCTTCAATTGTTGGACGTTATTATGCAATGGATCGTGACAAACGTTGGGAGCGTGTAAAACTAGCTTACGATTTAGTAGTTAACGGAGTAGGAATTCCTTCTACAAATCCTGTAGCAAGTGTTCTTGAAAGTTATGAAAAAAATGTAACCGACGAATTTATTGAACCTGTTATAATAGTAAATGAAGAACAAAAACCACTAGCAACAATTGTTGAAGGTGATGTTGTAATTTTCTTTAACTTTAGAACAGACAGAGGCCGTGAACTTACAGAAGCACTTTCTCAACAAGATTTTCACGAGCAGAACATGCACAAACTAAACTTGTATTATGTAACATTGACAAACTACGACGAAACATACCAAAACGTAAAAGTAGTTTACAATAAAGATAATATTACCGAAACTCTTGGTGAGGTTTTAGAAAAAGCAGGTAAAAAACAAATTAGAATTGCCGAAACTGAAAAATATCCTCACGTAACGTTTTTCTTCTCAGGAGGAAGAGAAACTCCTTTTGAAGGCGAATCAAGAATTTTAAGAAATTCTCCTAAAGTTGCTACTTACGATTTACAGCCAGAAATGAGCGCTTATGAACTAGCTGATGCCCTTGTTCCTGAATTAAACAAAGGCGAAGTTGATTTCGTGTGTTTAAACTTCGCAAATGGCGATATGGTAGGACACACAGGAATCATGGAAGCTGCAATTAAAGCTTGCGAAGCTGTAGATGCCTGCGCTAAAAGAGTTATCGACGCTGCTCTTGCTAACAATTACACTACAATCGTAATTGCCGATCACGGAAACTGTGAAACGATGATCAATCCTGACGGAAGCCCAAATACTGCACACACAACAAACCCAGTGCCTATTATTTTAGTTGACAAAGAATTGAAAAACATCCAAAATGGTGTTCTCGGTGATATTGCTCCAACAATTTTAGAATTAATGGGGGTTCAACAACCAAATGCAATGACTTGTCATTCGCTTTTGTAG